tattttatttatgtatttagcGAATACTCAAccaaacgtttttccagtttaTGGTACTTCACACAGCCACCTGCAGCATATACCAATTAATAATGGTATAAACTGTGTTTTACTCCTATGGTTTCAAATGTCATCATCTGAGGCAATCTAGAGTAACATTCCTATGTGGCACCTCTGTTATGCTGATGGGACAGATAAGCACATTTTGAGAAAAAGGAGACTTGTAGATTCAGTTTGTAACAAGTAGTCATAAACCATTTGATCATGCAAATTTTTGTAAAAGGTTGCCTAATCAACAGAAGTCAGCTTACATATTTGTACAAAGCCTAATTGTGCTTTAGTTCTAAAGTTAGTTCTGTAGTAATAATCTGTAGTGTTCATCAGTTTCTGGCAACAGTAACATCCTGTCTACCTTAAACGTTGGAAAGGGAGGAGTTAAGCTTACCAATGACTGACATTGTAGAGCAGTGGGTGTGAACTTGATCCAAACAGGCAGAGTTCTGGGGCTCCATCCAAGGACTCAAGTTTGGAGAATAGACAGAGAGGGAGCAGACAAGCACCATGTCGGCCACTAACATGAGGTTCAGGCTGGCCATTACATGCATCATCCTTGAAGTGATCCTCATCATACTCTTTGGTTTGTTCGTACAGTACAATGAAGATACGGATGCCAAGCactggcatgagaaaattaacaACAAGACGTCGAATGCTGAAAATGATTTCTACTATCGCTACCCCAGTAAGTAGCCAAAGCTCAATCTTCACCAGGTAGATGCCGGTATAGTGCTCTGTGTTTGCAGGTAGAATAGTTCTGGGTGGGAACATAAGGACTGCACCGTGCAGGATTCTGCATGAACCTACAATCTGAAATATTGTGCAGCAGTTGCGTTTGAGTGGTTTTTGAGTGTGTAGTTCCATCAGATATTTCCTTATCATTTATGCAGAATTGTGTGAGAGTTTTGGAAAActtgtatatttaaatatgcatatttacTCCTTATTGCAGTTCATAATGTTCATTGGATTGATTAAGTTCAAGAAATTATAATTCATTATTAGGTATTCATTCAACAAttgtttcattaataatgttTGTTTGTAATTAAGAATTTATGTAACTCTCACTATACACATTTGTAGCGAGTTCTCAGAAATAATATGGATTATTATACTATTATTATACTATTAGGGTTATATGATAAAACTAAGTAGAAGGTAGGCTGTTTCTGAGGGCAAGCTTGTTTATATAGTGGGtaggaaaaaaacagactttaaCAGCTGTGTGTCACTTGTGGCAGATATTTCCATGAGCTTCACACGCAGATGACAGAGCTGGAATCTAAAACAAAGCTTGGAGGAACAATAGAAAAcgacttttttacatttaaaaaaatcatttaaaatcatgAACAACATTTTGCCTCATGTCTTATTTACCATTAACTTTTGGACACTCATCATGAACCTTTTTGGAAGATATagtaacagcaacaacaaagtGTTGAACACTACATATTGATGCACATATTGATTGAAAAGTATAATCTATTAGTTTTAATCTGTAAACCTTTTGAAAGCTTCAAATCTGTCATCATAAATTGATCATCAGTCTTAGTCACATGGGTGCAGAGTGTGCTGCATCACTGAATTCCACCTCAGGGGCTTGGTTTGTAATGTTAATTGAGGGACATAgtaagagagagcgagagagacgggAGCCATCAGTATATTCATCACCACATTTACTTGTAAGGGCATGTCCACCGGTAGAAATGTGCAGATAGCAAAACTCTGGGAAACATGTGCAATACCTTCAGATGAGGGAATGTGGGAGTATACCCCTGTCTTATGGTTCAACTGTGGGCAAGGCGTGAGAAGCAAAGTCAAATAAAGACAGCAAAAATCCATTAAAATGGAGGCGAGAGGACCGTGTCCAAAGAACACTTCTGCACCAGGACGTTCATAGTTCATTTATGACAAAATGTTTCTACAATTAGTCTCGGCCTCAGAATTCATCTGACACAACAAATTACCAAATTAGATTACAGAGTGAGTTGTCATTAAATTTTGGCAGCATTTGTGGTCTCCTCTGCCAGCCGCTACTCACCTGGCAACAGTACAGAGAGTCTTTGTCATGTGTACTGTGTGTACTGAAAGCAGATGACTTCTCCTAATGAGCAGCGCAGGGTGGAGCTTTTTCACGTTGGGATTGGAGGGGTGGAGGTGATCAATTCAAGCAAGGTGGCCAGTCAGTCCCTGAGATTTTACAGTTACCAGACGTGCTACAAAATGTCCTCATTTAGTGCACTAGGACCATTAGCTTAACTTGGAActcaaccattttttttttcaaaaacacatttttaatattagaaACACAAGACAACATTCCTCCAGGACAATGGTGCAACACAAAACAACACTAATTACAATGCAAGACTACACATGTACTGACAGGATGACACagagctaaaaaaataaataaattgtctacAAATGcagtacacacactcactcactcactcactcactatccctaactgcttagtcctgttactcagggttggGAACACCCATCCCAGGACTCGCCACAGGGTGCACATACACTCACAACATTCAGTCACACAcctatttttatgtaaaaaagagCAAACACAGACACTTTGGGGCCTTTGCAAGATCTGATCTGGTCAGACAGGGATCTAGTCAGACAGAGATCTTCCAACCGGGATCCAAGACTATGTGACAAACAGGGTGGAGGAGTTTGACAACATACCTTTGGCTAACACGTTACATCACATACCTCTGATTATCCCATCTTTTGGCAAAAGAGGCATGCATGCTTATGTGAAAAGTAAAACAGTACTTCAGATCCTCATTATGACTTGATATGTTTGGATGTTGCataattttgtattatttgcaaagtggcctcacacctccaagtttgtactttggaataaggcttggactttgtgtgtgtggagtttgcatgccctCCCCTCGCTCCAAAATTCCACATTTACAAGCCAACAAAACACTGACATAAAACCTCATGCTGTTTGTCCTTCAGGCTTCCAGGATGTGCATGTGATGATCTTCATCGGCTTTGGCTTCCTTATGACATTTCTGCAGCGCTACGGATTCAGCAGCGTGGGCTTCAACTTCCTCATCGCTGCCTTTGCCCTGCAGTGGGCTACGCTGATGCAGGGATTTCTGCATGGTCTGCATCATGGGAAGATTGAAATTGGTGTGGAGAGGTGAGATGCTgccacatacaaacacacagcttAAAGCCACCTCTACAAAAGAGACAAACTAGTATAGAGACAAAAGCCGTCTCTACAAAAAGGCTTTATGTGTGACAAAAATAATGTATACTAGATATTTGCCTGCAAATCTAACAACTTATCCTGTATTTTTCCTGCAAAtgccattcatttttttgcatggcATCATAGGCCTCACTAGTCATAGTCTCCTTGTGAATTACTTTGGTATAACCTTCAGTTTAGCAAACTCTAACTTGGTAGTAACTTGTAATGCGCTGGACCTTAGTGCTGCCCATATACAATAGTTATCAAtacaaacaaagaaacacacacagagcttaCAGACACAACATTAGAACAGGATCTGAGGGTATGCACTAAAACACCTTCAAGTTTGTGTTCACAACATTTCAACTCCACCCTGCCTATATTTTAAGTGTAAAGAGTTTGTGGCTGAGTTTCATTGTCGATTTATGTCCTGCTTTTTATAGCATGATCAACGCCGATTTCTGCACCGGCTCGGTTTTGATTTCATTCGGAGCCGTGCTCGGGAAGACCAGTCCTGTCCAGCTGCTGGTCATGGCTTTGATAGAAGTGACACTGTTTGCTGTGAATGAGTTCATCCTGCTTGGACCTCTACAGGTTAGTTTGTGCTACATCCACCAACTCACGTACTGGCATTGTAGTCTTAATGAGTCATTAGCGTGTGTGTCCTTGTCACGTTTTGAAATAAGAAATTATTAGACTGGACCTACACTTTTTTAGTCAAATATATAAGCCATGGCCCCCAAACTAGTTCTGAACTAGTAATTGCAGTCAAAATGGCTTCCTTTcggccagcaggtggcagatATCCTGGATATTGGTGAGACGTGTGACAATGATGCTGTCCTACTTACTGTTTAAATAGGTTCATTCATTAATTCTAAAAGTCTATTCTGCACAGGCAAAGGATGCTGGGGTTCAATGACCATCCACACATTTGGGGCTTATTTTGGATTGATGGTTGCCCGTGTGCTCTACCGCCCCCATCTGGACAAGAGCAAGCATAAAAATGGCTCAGTCTATCACTCAGATGTATTTGCTATGATTGGTGAGTTCAAGTAAACCATGTCTCTTTTTTTGCAGTCCAACCCAGTATTATTCCTGTCTGCAACATTGTAGATCACTGAAACACTAATGTGTTTGATCAGGTACCATTTTCCTGTGGATGTTCTGGCCCAGTTTCAATTCAGCCATCACAGCCCATGGAGATGACCAACACCGCACAGCCATGAACACATACTACTCCTTGGCCTCATGCACCCTGGCCACCTTTGCCATGTCTGCTTTGGTGAACAATGAAGGCaagctggacatggtgagggtCAAGCAATGgttttatttaatgcaaaacATCAAGTCAAGTCGTATCAAGTGGGACTTTATTGGTATTTCAGTCATTGGATGTtgcataatttcataattttatcTTTAAACTGAGCTGCACGGTTAGCAACATGGCATCACACCTCCAAGTTTGTAAGTATGAATCAAGGCTTGGACCTTGTGtctgtggagtttgcatgccctcccctttgttctctggtttcctcttgCTGTCGAAGGGCacgtacactaggtgaattgttGACACTgaattgtccgtaggtgtgagtgtgtataccCATGATTTGATTTATGGAAAGCGAGGTGAGAGTATGTGTAATATTTTCGTTGatactgtttctttttttttaaggtgcaCATCCAGAATGCTGCTCTGGCAGGAGGAGTTGCCGTGGGAACAGCTGGTGAGATGATGCTGACCCCATTCGGCTCCATGATTGTTGGCTTCCTGGCAGGAGTCATTTCTGTTCTTGGTTTCAAGTACCTCACGGTAAAGCTTGAATTCTCTTCTTTGAATAAAAACCTGAAATGCCATTATTTGCTGATGGGTAAAAGATACATATTTACTAAAAAAATCTATAGCCACTTTATCATGTCACTTTTGCTCTAACCTCCTTTAGAGGCTTGGTTGAGCCTACATTTTTAAGCCAGCATAGAATCCCTCTAGAAACACATTAGTTGAGTTTCATGACATCCCTGCAACCTTAGGTGATATAACCACACTCTCATTTAGCCTCTTCTGGAGTCCAAACTAAAGATCCAGGACACGTGTGGGGTCCACAACTTGCATGGCATGCCAGGAGTCCTGGGGGCTATTGTCGGCGCCATCACTGCATCTTTTGCTAGCAAACAAGTCTATGGAGAAGGGTGAGTAACCCTTATTTTacaaagaaacaaaccaaaaaacagaCATAATGAATGAAGTAACACACTTATCAATTAATGTTTCAGGTTGAAGGATGTATTCCCTGATGTCTATGACAACAGCCTGACTGCATCTGACCAGGGTTTGCGGCAGGCCATTTCATTGGCGGTAACACTGGGTATGGCACTTCTTGGTGGCCTGTTGACAGGTGGGTAGGAATCTATCATTTTTATCAAAAATGTTTGTTATCCGAGAGAAATAACGAGTTCTGCTTTACTTTCAGGGTTTCTTTTGAAGATACCAATCTATGGCGCTCCTCCTGACACTATCTGCTTTGAGGACAGCATCTACTGGGAGGTATAGATAGTTCCAGGGCTCTAATAATAGTCTGTACATGTTATACTTGAATATAAGACCTGAAGAGAGTACAGTGTAAAAACAGATAATCactatacacaaaaaaaaatcacccctTCACAACTGGGAAGAGTTATGAATGGGGTTTACAGGACTTCCTTAGCCAGCCTATAGAGCAGGACTGAGAACACCTCTCCTCTACCTGCTGGTGGTGCTGTGCAGAGATTGGAGGGCAATGTCCATACAGCAGCTGTCCACCAGAGGGCCATCTCGTCAAGAACATTGACATT
This genomic stretch from Denticeps clupeoides chromosome 5, fDenClu1.1, whole genome shotgun sequence harbors:
- the rhbg gene encoding ammonium transporter Rh type B, which encodes MSATNMRFRLAITCIILEVILIILFGLFVQYNEDTDAKHWHEKINNKTSNAENDFYYRYPSFQDVHVMIFIGFGFLMTFLQRYGFSSVGFNFLIAAFALQWATLMQGFLHGLHHGKIEIGVESMINADFCTGSVLISFGAVLGKTSPVQLLVMALIEVTLFAVNEFILLGPLQVSKGCWGSMTIHTFGAYFGLMVARVLYRPHLDKSKHKNGSVYHSDVFAMIGTIFLWMFWPSFNSAITAHGDDQHRTAMNTYYSLASCTLATFAMSALVNNEGKLDMVHIQNAALAGGVAVGTAGEMMLTPFGSMIVGFLAGVISVLGFKYLTPLLESKLKIQDTCGVHNLHGMPGVLGAIVGAITASFASKQVYGEGLKDVFPDVYDNSLTASDQGLRQAISLAVTLGMALLGGLLTGFLLKIPIYGAPPDTICFEDSIYWEVPGEEGGHEELADVRTEEAEKLNG